A genomic segment from Ciona intestinalis chromosome 10, KH, whole genome shotgun sequence encodes:
- the LOC101242725 gene encoding polycystic kidney disease 1-related protein isoform X5: MSSFEYRDFIEVLSPVLASLSVVVDASLNTGSGPCVPNATEFADYNNLGIQENYNAVSIGVETTFRAYLDSGLNATFEWNICNIRQIRHRNENCLFCRENIQKFTFTKPGTCEITVRAYNSYSSLSTTLYLAAVSSVMENLEFSLRSCEDMSGPCPRAPQLNWPGLPFDILPPPRRTTMVDVILPEGLYFRETKICFHASFNYIFERPFLGMFVDFGDQRNFTEDLNLDLVSRMKRSTRVNPRFYQGLDAYGRNSNVSELNRNIVTRLYSRQNLRTCYKGDCQFNLLFHHKYTRFGEYTVKIKLSNSTHEINSTLSQKLTIVGDGFSMQGLVCNSHTRTNAPTVFQVTDGAGYALSWSIIPRSGQHQNRATFIAAAPLRYMFNESGLFDVVINNLDSCTVMVQDESALNVENPDNIISTIGLVNVSYNVEQGTDVKTRWEFMGQRGGNNVGRNAPFQDTATFWLDTVGCHTLFIEALNMASSVNTSVLVCGEEPIEGLNIRVPKLMYLHEQRNISVSYERGSYTELVLSINCASDMLIMEFRHTSDQLQAPGYFNFLTSKFPRQGVFQVQLTAWNNVSRVELTSEIHVGYLVNDLKISNVLDPDLNFAVDGEENVLVAFINNQPTSAVLYTWEYWGMASGSTIQQTTIQTTSPVIKFTPICPYFPCFVNLTAKPMSNESHTFMSVVSLNRQPLTRYLQHPVIVEVGVEFEIDVKCISIYTHETGCRVKLPDASSVTQLSANSFITLHHSFSRHGLYTVNMEVLGSVSSRNYTSLIVVEERISNLNIQGDAVVVLNSNPVGKWYASVTNGSNIIYEWRVKHHNEPGYVFTSSKSNYKYELSYSFNRSGVYEIFLLISNDISRMNTSVLVHVQNPKNHFSVMTNEGYIGHNTSFYVTISINVEFNLTVSWMDGSNNQTYRSRDLTLLENRSSTRVYTLSHVYNEAGHFRFTFTLRWILEGVPMVDVVTNTTDIFHNRSSLFTYQLRVNGELHNQPYLVQQGDDVRLEVRMKRFISTMRWRITNRNIVMLNTTARVHAENVNTFQFPTAILGVSHCQLETEPTKEKINFTIDVYRPITQLQLYEPYSRNLNSRVTKCALVDYTENTGRSYGSLRQQVKCNPLLLYAQSDGEDVIFQFQFRLYGNTTLYDMIEVNGTGRTSNLINYAQIEYTFREHGAYNISVAVLDANRNPPKPVLTRSLGFPFYAETLPLVSMSHREYYVELGTPILLSITNRRPEHDLVVVWEMGDGTTYTNIGYSVNHTYANHKMYVVQVTARNRVGHSLFLPKVHVERKLMSARIVHPISNGIYSSLKPLEFKVNVTPSDTGITYTWYFEPGKSPVIERYSNTTTNVYLEPGEFPVKVVATNAINSVESQVINITLIEPVTTLEIRGPSVVLVGATSTWEAVNHGGTDVIVTWNMGGDTIHDNAAYIMNHTFTRVGVFVVSVTLRNVLGPVTFNKKIYVMETLCELPVLRIPSKASAVYYSSTNLHFEALLTYHCPQVTHIVYNWTIKPWVSVANGGSSNQTAVFTGQGQVLNVPPRMLQPGKYEVIANVTLVGSILYATKETIILISPTIPVAQIDGGSVRKTSRDGHVIIDASQSYDPDDTDQHLLFFWECYVLQYPDRQCFNFSEPPVLTGDPDVAVRVLQQSENSLLDRRFYSSFPPGVSNTQPTLFFQANQLHPHSDSFVFKVNVTKNGSYLSSYTTFLLQVVETSNIKIIDLNCPTCWQERMTNKHVGTAFVADCYDCGVDAAFTWSIKLVQDRSRSFYRNESSDCVQPGGEGWMSWNVTNNIPLTNLTGQEIPWNVSSVPLNLHPDDANFTGVLIPLGGTGEQPVGEEYNPGNVVEAPTMPRQEEEEFLLTINEGRIGESSQQTQSQPVNSGLNGNQGYVGSSQVDEAFPIQEGSSNSHTPNTERRAESAMRERESPISEGETSARNIFSMRPFGSPLIIPPTPSYDQLINEDAQIQPESHYQEFLHIELPLSHFARISNKGKVLRIKPNTLLEGRTYQVSASLRNGGSTGSTSYYVRVNRGPSYGLCSVIPENGFDRFIVHCFQWLNKQSVKLDSAISQNEMLQYHISYSIGRHGRRRPIYSGYSYESSFLLPASDQQVHIHVKIYNSMKARTNVCRFPVNVTRNEETNHTPYIDLLYVYNKTVGNTSDLQHQLVKDDQGEILSFVNVMIDSLPKVYLMEHGNKYMAIGNRLAFALSKIKCTRHTSEVIATLKRLFNRINSTDCHTLNMATMVTTKAFITAKLELLLNNKESKWERLAFSYKNEPQISTIINDGVVILEKLSTNIQNMLLVLSLVSQPNNTNACQGLSSNLSRFIQELRNILLDFAQLTEKHSLNVTTEGIIMKTQLQNESFVFMDGFERVSGRSHLWVGAEIPSNLIQNQSIQHSGIAFLKDFPFVANTQPMMDNSSLSLWFTNSSNIVIETHNLNPPIRIHLPPRLNQMKLPQRYPFEVTRGKISVHQLNLTVADNVTIHVLIRADKTLNRPYTISAALSSVPLSVQSPFINKYVMQQGSIAPRRARFSKQSNAKSSVKFTMSDIRRGGPYYISLWGSDNNGESVTLDQATKYDITIWTSDCFYWKRNGWSNAGVKALPESTPEQTICSTSHLSTFTSSFQKLKFTSYSNIIMAVVWANALTPCLTVLLIITILFIGFLVLHRYILRHQEKSHQNKESTIHTSGIRAWLRWYFGSDDRRASERVPVILRDNKSEHEQVFEVTIQTGSWXGSGTSSLAFHDLVWKRWEV; this comes from the exons ATGTCTTCATTTGAATACCGAGATTTCATTGAAGTGTTATCCCCTGTTCTTGCCAGCCTTTCTGTTGTTGTGGATGCATCTCTTAATACGGGTTCTGGGCCGTGCGTTCCAAATGCAACGGAATTTGCAG ATTATAACAACTTGGGCATCCAAGAGAATTATAATGCAGTCTCCATTGGAGTTGAAACTACTTTCAGAGCTTACCTAGACAGTGGTTTGAATGCTACTTTTGAGTGGAATATTTGCAACATTCGCCAAATTCGTCACAGAAACgaaaactgtttgttttgtcgTGAAAATATACAG AAATTTACTTTCACCAAACCTGGCACTTGTGAGATAACAGTGAGAGCTTACAACTCATACAGCAGCTTGAGCACAACCCTGTATCTTGCTGCTGTCAGCTCAGTAATGGAAAACTTAGAATTTTCTTTGCGATCTTGTGAAGACATGTCAGGTCCTTGTCCTCGGGCCCCACAACTTAATTGGCCTGGTCTCCCCTTTGATATTCTGCCACCTCCAAGAAGAACAACAATGGTGGATGTTATCCTACCAGAAGGCCTGTACTTCAGAGAAACTAAAATATGCTTTCAT GCATCTTTCAACTACATATTTGAAAGGCCATTTCTAGGTATGTTTGTCGATTTTGGTGATCAACGAAACTTTACTGAAGATTTGAACCTAGACCTAGTTAGCAGAATGAAACGATCAACCAG AGTGAATCCGCGCTTCTACCAAGGCCTTGATGCCTACGGAAGAAACAGTAATGTTAGTGAACTGAACAGAAACATTGTGACAAG ACTTTACTCTAGGCAAAATCTCCGCACATGCTACAAAGGTGACTGCCAATTTAATCTACTCTTCCATCACAAGTACACAAGGTTTGGGGAATACACAGTCAAAATAAAG CTATCTAACTCTACCCATGAAATCAATTCAACATTATCTCAGAAGTTGACAATAGTTGGCGATGGTTTCTCAATGCAAGGTCTTGTTTGTAACAGCCATACAAGAACCAACGCTCCAACTGT ATTCCAAGTCACAGATGGTGCAGGTTACGCACTCAGTTGGTCAATTATCCCAAGAAGTGGCCAACATCAGAATAGAGCAACATTTATCGCTGCAGCCCCTTTAAGATATATGTTCAATGAAAGTGGGCTGTTTGATGTTGTGATAAACAATCTTGATTCATGTACTGTCATGGTACAGGATGAGTCAGCACTGAATGTTGAAAACCCGGATAATATCATCAGCACTATTGGATTGGTTAATGTTTCCTATAATGTGGAGCAAGGCACGGATGTTAAAACAAGATGGGAGTTTATGGGTCAGCGTGGGGGCAACAATGTTGGTAGGAATGCTCCGTTTCAAGACACCGCAACATTTTG GCTTGACACAGTTGGTTGCCACACTCTCTTCATAGAAGCTCTTAACATGGCATCTAGTGTAAATACCTCTGTACTTGTTTGTGGAGAAGAACCAATTGAAGGGTTAAACATTAGAGTTCCAAAGTTAATGTATTTACATGAGCAAAGAAATATATCGGTCTCATATGAAAG agGTTCATACACTGAGCTTGTGTTATCCATCAACTGTGCCAGTGATATGTTGATTATGGAGTTCCGACATACGAGTGATCAACTACAAG cCCCAGGATACTTCAACTTCTTAACTTCCAAGTTCCCAAGACAAGGTGTGTTTCAAGTCCAACTGACAGCTTGGAATAATGTCAGTAGAGTGGAACTCACATCTGAGATTCATGTCGGTTATCTTGTTAATGATTTGAAGATATCAAATGTACTTGATCCCGATCTCAACTTTGCTGTTGATGGAGAAGAAAATGTGTTGGTTGCTTTTATTAACA ACCAGCCAACATCTGCAGTGCTATACACATGGGAGTATTGGGGCATGGCTAGTGGTTCAACAAtccaacaaacaacaatacaAACTACATCTCCTGTGATCAAGTTCACTCCTATCTGTCCGTattttccatgttttgttAATCTGACAGCAAAACCGATGTCAAACGAATCACATACTTTTATGAGTGTGGTGTCATTAAACCGTCAACCACTTACAAGATACTTGCAACATCCTGTTATTGTGGAAGTAGGGGTAGAATTTGAAATTGACGTAAAATGTATTTCAATCTATACACATGAAACTGGATGTAGAG TCAAACTTCCAGATGCTTCATCTGTTACACAACTTTCAGCAAATAGTTTCATAACTTTACATCATTCGTTTTCCCGCCATGGTCTTTATACAGTTAACATGGAAGTCCTTGGCAGTGTTTCTTCAAGGAATTACACATCCCTGATTGTTGTGGAGGAAAGGATTTCCAACCTTAATATTCAG GGAGATGCAGTTGTTGTCTTGAACAGTAATCCCGTAGGTAAATGGTATGCTAGTGTTACAAATGGaagcaacattatatatgaatGGAGAGTGAAGCATCATAATGAACCTGGCTATGTCTTCACATCTTCAAAGTCAAACTACAAATATGAG CTCAGCTACAGCTTCAACAGATCTGGTGTGTATGAAATCTTCCTTCTTATATCCAATGATATAAGTAGAATGAACACCTCAGTTTTGGTTCATGTGCAAAACCCAAAGAACCATTTCTCTGTCATG acaAATGAAGGTTACATTGGCCACAACACCAGTTTTTATGTGACCATTAGTATTAATGTTGAATTTAACTTGACTGTTTCATGGATGGATGGCAGCAACAACCAAACATACAGGAGCAGAGATCTTACTTTACTTGAAAACAGAAGCTCAACAAG AGTCTATACTTTGTCTCATGTTTACAACGAAGCTGGTCATTTTCGATTTACTTTTACATTGAGGTGGATATTGGAAGGAGTTCCCATGGTTGATGTTGTCACCAATACAACTGACATCTTTCATAACAGAAGTTCATTATTTACATATCAACTGAGGGTTAATGGAGAACTACACAACCAACCAT ACCTTGTACAACAAGGTGATGATGTAAGATTAGAAGttcgaatgaaaaggtttaTCAGCACGATGAGATGGAGAATTACCAACAGAAATATTGTCATGCTGAATACTACAGCAAGAGTGCATGCtgaaaatgtaaatacattTCAATTCCCCACTGCAATACTTG GTGTCAGTCATTGCCAACTTGAAACTGAACCAACAAAGGAAAAGATAAATTTTACCATTGATGTTTATCGACCAATAACACAGCTACAGCTTTATGAACCATACTCTCGCAACCTTAACAG CCGCGTTACAAAGTGTGCTTTGGTGGATTATACTGAAAATACTGGTAGGTCATATGGGAGTTTGCGGCAACAAGTCAAATGCAATCCTTTGCTTTTGTATGCACAAAGTGATGGAGAAGATGTTATTTTCCAATTTCAGTTCCGCTTATATGGAAACACAACACTCTATGATATGATAGAGGTTAATGGAACAGGGAGAACTTCAAACCTGATAAATTATGCTCAGATTGAATATACTTTTAGGG aacATGGTGCTTATAATATCAGTGTTGCTGTTTTGGATGCAAACCGCAATCCACCTAAACCTGTGTTGACTAGATCTTTAGGATTTCCTTTTTATGCGGAAACACTGCCACTCGTATCTATGTCACATAGGGAATATTATGTTGAACTTGGAACTCCTATTTTACTTTCAATCACAAACAGGCGTCCAGAACATGATCTGGTTGTAGTTTGGGAAATGGGTGATGGAACAACATATACTAATATAG GTTACTCAGTGAACCACACATATGCAAACCATAAGATGTACGTAGTGCAGGTCACGGCACGAAACCGTGTCGGTCATTCACTCTTTTTACCCAAGGTTCATGTCGAACGAAAGTTAATGT CTGCTAGAATTGTTCACCCGATATCAAATGGGATTTACTCCTCACTGAAACCCCTTGAATTCAAAGTAAATGTGACACCTTCAGATACTGGTATAACATACACATGGTATTTTGAACCCGGAAAGAGTCCTGTTATAGAAAGATATAGCAATACAACAACGAATGTGTACCTAGAACCTGGAGA ATTCCCAGTTAAGGTTGTTGCAACCAATGCAATTAACAGTGTTGAGTCCCAAGTTATTAACATCACACTGATCGAACCTGTTACAACTTTGGAGATACGAGGTCCTAGTGTTGTGTTGGTGGGAGCAACCTCAAC ATGGGAAGCTGTCAACCATGGTGGAACAGATGTCATTGTGACATGGAACATGGGTGGAGACACTATACACGATAATGCTGCATATATTATGAATCATACGTTCACAAG AGTTGGTGTTTTTGTTGTCTCGGTAACCTTACGGAATGTACTTGGTCCAGTGACTTTTAACAAGAAAATTTATGTCATGGAGACTCTGTGTGAACTTCCAGTTTTACGCATACCAAGCAAAGCTTCTGCAGTG TATTACAGTTCAACAAATTTACACTTCGAGGCGTTGTTGACCTATCACTGTCCACAAGTCACACATATTGTTTACAACTGGACAATTAAACCCTGGGTATCTGTTGCGAATGGTGGCAGCTCAAACCAGACAGCTGTATTCACTGGGCAAGGGCAAGTATTGAACGTACCACCTCGTATGCTTCAACCAGGCAAATATGAGGTTATTGCAaat GTTACCTTGGTCGGAAGTATACTGTATGCTACAAAAGAAACAATAATCCTTATTAGTCCAACCATTCCTGTTGCTCAAATTGATGGTGGATCCGTGAGAAAAACATCACGAGATGGTCATGTGATCATTGACGCATCACAAAGCTATGATCCAGATGATACAGATCAACATCTTTT gttCTTCTGGGAGTGTTATGTACTTCAATACCCTGATAGACAGTGCTTTAACTTCTCTGAGCCACCAGTGCTTACCGGTGATCCCGATGTTGCTGTCAGAGTTTTACAACAATCTGAAAATTCACTTCTTGATAGAAGGTTTTACTCAAGCTTTCCACCAGGAGTATCAAACACACAGCCTACCTTGTTTTTCCAAGCAAACCAGCTGCACCCACACTCAGATTCCTTTGTATTCAAG GTGAATGTAACTAAGAATGGTTCATACTTGTCTTCTTACACTACCTTCCTACTTCAAGTGGTGGAGACAAgcaatattaaaat aATTGACCTTAATTGTCCAACTTGTTGGCAAGAAAGAATGACCAACAAGCATGTTGGAACTGCCTTTGTAGCTGACTGTTATGACTGTGGTGTTGATGCTGCTTTTACTTGGAGCATTAAGTTGGTACAGGATAGGAGCAGATCATTCTACAGGAATG AATCATCAGATTGTGTCCAACCTGGTGGGGAAGGATGGATGAGTTGGAATGTTACAAACAATATTCCTCTTACTAACT TAACTGGACAGGAAATACCTTGGAATGTTT CCAGCGTTCCTCTCAATCTGCATCCTGATGATGCCAACTTTACTGGAGTTTTAATACCATTGGGTGGGACAGGGGAACAACCAGTTGGTGAAGAATATAACCCCGGCAACGTGGTAGAAGCCCCTACTATGCCCAGgcaagaagaagaagaattccttttaacaataaatgaaGGCAGGATAGGGGAATCTTCTCAACAAACACAATCCCAACCAGTGAACTCAGGGCTCAATGGCAATCAGGGGTATGTTGGGTCGTCACAGGTAGATGAAGCTTTCCCAATTCAAGAAGGGAGTTCAAACTCTCATACACCGAACACAGAAAGAAGAG CAGAGTCTGCCATGAGAGAGAGAGAGTCGCCAATATCTGAAGGTGAAACTTCAGCAAGAAACATCTTTAGCATGAGACCATTTGGTTCTCCTTTAATTATCCCACCAACACCTAGTTATGATCAGCTAATTAATGAAGATGCACAAATACAACCGGAGTCTCACTACCAG gaGTTCCTTCACATAGAGTTGCCTTTATCACATTTTGCAAGAATTAGCAACAAAGGAAAAGTCTTACGTATCAAACCAAATACTTTGTTGGAAGGCAGAACTTACCAAGTTTCCGCTTCTCTTA GGAATGGTGGATCTACTGGAAGCACTTCTTACTACGTTAGAGTGAACAGGGGACCAAGTTATGGACTTTGTTCTGTGATCCCTGAAAACGGCTTTGACCGATTTATTGTTCATTGCTTTCAATGGTTGAACAAACAGAGTGTAAAACTGGACTCAGCTATAAGCCAG AATGAGATGCTACAATATCACATAAGTTACAGCATAGGAAGACATGGAAGAAGAAGACCAATCTACTCTGGATATTCTTATGAGAGTTCATTTCTTCTTCCAGCTAGTGACCAACAAG tACACATCCATGTGAAGATATACAACAGTATGAAAGCAAGAACAAACGTTTGCCGTTTCCCTGTTAATGTTACAAGAAATGAAGAGACAAACCATACACCATATATAGACTTGTTATATGTGTACAACAAGACAGTTGGTAACACTAGTGACTTACAACATCAACTGGTAAAGGACGACCAGGGGGAAATTTTAAGCTTCGTTAACGTCATGATTGATTCTTTACCG AAGGTGTACCTTATGGAGCATGGAAACAAATACATGGCCATAGGAAACAGACTTGCATTTGCCCTTTCAAAAATCAAGTGCACACGTCATACTAGTGAAGTCATTGCCACCCTGAAAAGATTGTTCAATAGAATAAATTCAACTGATTGCCACACACTCAACATGGCAACCATGGTAACGACTAAAGCATTTATCACCGCAAAGCTAGAGCTCCTACTGAACAATAAGGAATCAAAATGGGAGCGCTTGG CTTTCAGTTATAAAAACGAGCCACAAATATCGACAATAATCAATGATGGTGTTGTGATCTTAGAGAAACTATCAACCAACATTCAAAACATGCTCCTTGTACTTTCCCTTGTATCTCAGCCCAACAACACAAACGCATGCCAAGGACTGTCATCCAATCTATCCAGGTTTATACAAGAATTGAGGAATATTTTATTGG ACTTTGCCCAACTAACTGAGAAGCATTCACTTAATGTGACCACTGAAGGTATTATCATGAAGACCCAACTTCAAAACgaatcttttgtttttatggatGGTTTTGAAAGAG tttCAGGAAGAAGTCACTTGTGGGTTGGAGCAGAAATTCCTTCCAACTTAATCCAAAATCAAAGCATTCAACACAGTGGGATCGCTTTTTTGAAGGATTTTCCCTTTGTCGCAAACACACAACCCATG ATGGATAATTCATCATTGTCCTTGTGGTTCACCAACTCCAGCAATATTGTCATTGAAACTCACAATTTAAATCCACCAATCAGAATCCACCTTCCACCAAGGCTAAACCAG atGAAGCTGCCACAAAGATATCCATTTGAAGTAACCAGAGGTAAAATATCTGTCCATCAGTTAAATCTAACAGTGGCAGACAATGTGACAATCCATGTTCTAATTAGAGCagataaaactttaaacag ACCATATACAATATCAGCAGCATTAAGTAGTGTGCCACTATCTGTGCAAAGCCCATTCATCAATAAATATGTCATGCAACAAGGATCTATTGCACCAAGAAGAGCTAGATTCTCAAAGCAATCAA ATGCCAAATCCAGTGTAAAGTTCACAATGTCCGACATAAGACGTGGTGGACCTTACTACATTAGTTTGTGGGGATCTGATAATAATGGAGAGTCAGTTACTTTGGATCAAGCTACtaaatatgacatcactatcTGGACATCTGATTGCTTTTACTGGAAGAGGAATGGTTGGAGCAATGCTGGTGTGAAG GCGTTACCCGAATCAACCCCAGAACAAACAATTTGTTCCACAAGTCACCTTTCAACCTTTACAAGTTCATTTCAAAAGTTAAAGTTCACTTCTTACTCCAACATTATAATGGCTGTTGTTTGGGCCAATGCTCTTACTCCatgtttaact GTATTACTTATCATCACAATCCTGTTCATTGGGTTTCTTGTACTCCACCGTTACATTCTCCGCCACCAAGAAAAGTCTCATCAAAACAAGGAATCCACCATACATACATCTGGTATACGAGCGTGGTTGAGATGGTATTTTGGTTCAGATGATAGAAGAGCCAGTGAGAGAGTTCCTGTTATATTAAGGGACAACAAGTCTGAACATGAACAG GTGTTTGAGGTTACAATACAGACTGGAAGTTGGNCTGGTAGTGGAACTTCATCTCTTGCATTCCATGATCTTGTTTGGAAGAGATGGGAAGTATGA